In Symphalangus syndactylus isolate Jambi chromosome 14, NHGRI_mSymSyn1-v2.1_pri, whole genome shotgun sequence, one DNA window encodes the following:
- the LOC129463118 gene encoding uncharacterized protein isoform X2 gives MRCAGRRGGGETTARVSARAETRAQRECVPTSLAAAGTRGPGGRGLAGGKGKLKRGWEREGGSGRTSRRVHFHKKAEIAVGSRISRPCSPSPIPGLLQEAGSGAQSPKCVLWSLMMLIKCGFKCCPEEAVFLSVRGMEGPCRGTKRHPENSEDPQAPLKQILC, from the exons ATGCGGTGCGCGGGCCGGCGGGGCGGAGGGGAGACCACGGCCCGGGTTTCCGCGCGCGCCGAGACCCGGGCGCAGAGAGAGTGCGTCCCCACCAGCCTGGCCGCCGCGGGAACTCGGGGACCGGGAGGGCGGGGGTTAGCGGGAGGAAAGGGTAAGCTGAAGAGGGGCTGGGAACGGGAGGGGGGCTCGGGGCGAACGAGCCGTCGCGTTCATTTCCATAAGAAAGCTGAAATCGCAGTTGGAAGCAGGATTTCTCGCCCCTGCAGCCCTTCCCCCATACCCGGTCTTCTGCAAGAAGCGGGCTCCGGAGCTCAGAGCCCGAAGTGCGTGCTCTGGTCTTTGATGATGTTGATAAAATGTGGTTTCAAATGTTGTCCCGAAGAGGCCGTTTTCCTGTCTGTACGTGGAATGGAAGGACCGTGCCGG ggCACCAAGAGGCACCCTGAGAACTCAGAGGACCCACAGGCTCCCCTCAAGCAAATTCTCTGCTGA
- the LOC129463118 gene encoding uncharacterized protein isoform X3: MWFQMLSRRGRFPVCTWNGRTVPGGSLQQQQQQQQQQQQHLVLMCLPGWAPRGTLRTQRTHRLPSSKFSADPGHPLKEGETHITQFPGHLVGESGESWRQTSSTYNLFENGHKEENRHSIAPSGPPLCHKTYPLLGHP; this comes from the exons ATGTGGTTTCAAATGTTGTCCCGAAGAGGCCGTTTTCCTGTCTGTACGTGGAATGGAAGGACCGTGCCGG GTGGAAGcctacagcagcagcagcagcagcagcagcagcagcagcagcatctggtTCTGATGTGTTTACCAGGCTG ggCACCAAGAGGCACCCTGAGAACTCAGAGGACCCACAGGCTCCCCTCAAGCAAATTCTCTGCTGACCCTGGACACCCCTTGAAAGAGGGG GAGACCCACATCACTCAGTTCCCAGGACATCTGGTGGGAGAGTCTGGTGAGAGTTGGAGGCAGACTTCCTCTACTTACAACTTGTTTGAAAATGGACATAAAGAGGAGAACAGACACTCCATCGCCCCTTCAGGGCCTCCTTTGTGTCACAAAACCTATCCCCTCCTAGGGCACCCTTGA
- the LOC129463118 gene encoding uncharacterized protein isoform X1, with protein MGINLGFRLCPGIFLRLTTTSVCSFRREAGARSPWRADWTQSLPCPAAGARTPRSQDLPVGLGLQFSGRDGAWGSDRQQARHRQSTLVPVGCSSFPHAGSGGVGQAPGAAQKLHRPVRRAGPGGAKLSQSRRPPPALPPLRSPSCLDFGVFPHNEPCQCTRLFRSDFCPHMGTRAKGYGLEQVSASPSTRSILREDRVRPPRQFQALVCGLGHSPGRPKGSRVQIRLYFVLRSRAPGPWTAERWISEKALVSQALNSAPLNSTVSSGGGNSILPRGGCTPRTENPQTSRRDPQAFLPFPPQALQKVIARTSGT; from the coding sequence ATGGGGATTAATCTGGGGTTTCGCCTTTGTCCCGGGATCTTTCTAAGGCTCACCACGACCTCCGTCTGCAGCTTCAGAAGAGAAGCCGGCGCGCGATCTCCTTGGCGGGCGGACTGGACACAGTCCCTGCCTTGCCCTGCTGCCGGCGCCCGCACACCGCGGTCTCAGGATCTCCCCGTAGGCCTAGGCCTGCAGTTCTCGGGCCGAGACGGGGCCTGGGGGAGCGACCgtcagcaggccaggcacaggcaGTCTACCCTGGTGCCTGTAGGGTGCTCGAGTTTCCCACACGCGGGAAGCGGAGGCGTGGGCCAAGCGCCGGGGGCTGCCCAAAAACTCCACCGCCCAGTGAGGCGCGCAGGGCCTGGCGGCGCGAAACTTTCACAAAGCCGCCGGCCGCCTCCGGCCTTGCCTCCACTCCGCAGTCCCAGCTGCCTAGACTTCGGTGTCTTCCCACACAACGAGCCCTGCCAGTGCACTAGGCTGTTCCGCTCTGACTTCTGCCCGCACATGGGGACCCGAGCCAAAGGTTACGGGTTAGAACAAGTCAGCGCATCTCCTTCCACGCGCAGCATCCTTCGGGAAGACAGAGTACGCCCCCCACGTCAATTTCAGGCCCTGGTCTGTGGGCTGGGCCACAGTCCTGGAAGACCCAAGGGGTCACGGGTCCAGATCCGTCTTTACTTTGTCCTCCGCTCCAGGGCTCCAGGGCCCTGGACGGCAGAGAGGTGGATTTCAGAGAAAGCCCTGGTCAGCCAGGCCTTGAACTCAGCCCCTCTGAACTCCACTGTCAGCAGCGGGGGCGGCAACTCAATTCTCCCGCGAGGAGGCTGCACCCCCAGAACGGAAAATCCGCAAACGTCGCGCAGAGACCCACAGGCATTTCTACCTTTCCCTCCACAAGCCCTCCAGAAAGTTATCGCCAGAACCTCTGGAACCTGA
- the POU3F3 gene encoding POU domain, class 3, transcription factor 3, whose protein sequence is MATAASNPYLPGNSLLAAGSIVHSDAAGAGGGGGGGGGGGGGGAGGGGGGMQPGSAAVTSGAYRGDPSSVKMVQSDFMQGAMAASNGGHMLSHAHQWVTALPHAAAAAAAAAAAAVEASSPWSGSAVGMAGSPQQPPQPPPPPPQGPDVKGGAGRDDLHAGTALHHRGPPHLGPPPPPPHQGHPGGWGAAAAAAAAAAAAAAAAHLPSMAGGQQPPPQSLLYSQPGGFTVNGMLSAPPGPGGGGGGAGGGAQSLVHPGLVRGDTPELAEHHHHHHHHAHPHPPHPHHAQGPPHHGGGGGGAGPGLNSHDPHSDEDTPTSDDLEQFAKQFKQRRIKLGFTQADVGLALGTLYGNVFSQTTICRFEALQLSFKNMCKLKPLLNKWLEEADSSTGSPTSIDKIAAQGRKRKKRTSIEVSVKGALESHFLKCPKPSAQEITNLADSLQLEKEVVRVWFCNRRQKEKRMTPPGIQQQTPDDVYSQVGTVNADTPPPHHGLQTSVQ, encoded by the coding sequence ATGGCCACGGCGGCTTCTAACCCCTACCTGCCGGGGAACAGCCTGCTCGCGGCCGGCTCTATTGTGCACTCGGACGCGGCAGgggccggcggcggcgggggtggcggtggcggcggcggcgggggcggcgcagggggcgggggcggcggcaTGCAGCCGGGCAGCGCCGCCGTGACCTCGGGCGCCTACCGGGGGGACCCGTCCTCTGTCAAGATGGTCCAGAGCGACTTCATGCAGGGGGCCATGGCCGCCAGCAACGGCGGCCATATGCTGAGCCACGCGCACCAGTGGGTCACAGCCCTGCCccacgccgccgccgccgccgccgctgccgccgccgccgccgtggAAGCGAGCTCGCCGTGGTCGGGCAGCGCCGTGGGCATGGCTGGCAGCCCCCAGCAACcaccgcagccgccgccgccaccgccgcagGGCCCCGACGTGAAGGGCGGCGCCGGGCGCGACGACCTGCACGCGGGCACAGCGCTGCACCACCGCGGGCCGCCACACCTCGGACCCCCGCCGCCGCCCCCACACCAGGGCCACcctgggggctggggggcggCCGCCGCtgccgcagccgccgccgccgccgccgccgccgccgcgcacCTCCCGTCCATGGCTGGGGGCCAGCAGCCGCCGCCGCAGAGTCTGCTCTACTCGCAGCCCGGAGGCTTCACGGTGAACGGCATGCTGAGCGCGCCCCCGGggcccggcggcggcggcggcggcgcgggcggTGGAGCCCAGAGCTTGGTGCACCCGGGGCTGGTGCGCGGGGACACGCCGGAGCTGGCCgagcaccatcaccaccaccatcaccacgcGCACCCTCACCCGCCGCACCCGCACCACGCGCAGGGACCCCCGCAccacggcggcggcggcggcggcgcaggGCCTGGACTCAACAGTCACGACCCGCACTCGGACGAGGACACGCCGACGTCGGACGACCTGGAGCAGTTCGCCAAGCAGTTCAAGCAGCGGCGCATCAAGCTGGGCTTCACGCAGGCCGACGTGGGGCTGGCGCTGGGCACACTCTACGGCAACGTGTTCTCTCAGACCACCATTTGCCGCTTCGAGGCCCTGCAGCTGAGCTTCAAGAACATGTGCAAGCTCAAGCCGCTGCTGAACAAGTGGCTGGAGGAGGCGGACTCAAGCACCGGCAGCCCCACAAGCATCGACAAGATCGCGGCGCAGGGCCGCAAGCGCAAGAAGCGGACCTCCATCGAGGTGAGTGTCAAGGGCGCGCTGGAGAGCCACTTCCTCAAGTGCCCCAAGCCCTCCGCGCAGGAGATCACCAACCTGGCCGACAGCCTGCAGCTCGAGAAGGAGGTAGTGCGGGTCTGGTTCTGCAATCGGCGCCAAAAGGAGAAGCGCATGACGCCGCCCGGGATCCAACAGCAGACGCCCGACGACGTCTACTCGCAGGTGGGCACCGTGAACGCCGACACGCCGCCGCCGCACCACGGGCTGCAGACGAGCGTTCAGTGA
- the LOC129462960 gene encoding uncharacterized protein has product MASENLNKGGCRRRAAAAESCGGGFPRSVATTRALGDASPRVPPPLIRDGGRLVKGRGNFETTGDTSVYRPTANAQSRRKNANGGTESELSDPSESGRPREGEREGGRGKVREGKRARTRAQSELLLQLCSSTASASARRRCTLRPVQRAHWSCCVSRIDPLYAHTHLHLHQCTLLPPPSPDNCWEKNKTTPTVSNKRQPRAPAIATSEKCTIARSFPRTEQNLKREDQRGRAGASLPSPHSRAASSTTPSRTKKFYYSKGKRVKCVPEEERRERTRGVGRLLVIRNLAKEERSSFFLCYLP; this is encoded by the exons ATGGCATCCGAGAACTTAAACAAAGGGGGCTGCCGCCGGCGCGCAGCGGCTGCGGAAAGTTGCGGTGGCGGATTTCCAAGGAGCGTGGCCACGACCAGAGCTCTTGGCGATGCGAGTCCCCGCGTCCCACCCCCGCTGATCAGAGATGGGGGCCGGCTGGTGAAGGGAAGAGGAAACTTTGAAACCACTGGGGACACATCTGTCTATAG ACCTACTGCGAACGCCCAGAGCCGCCGAAAGAACGCCAAC ggagggacagagagcGAACTGTCAGATCCGAGCGAGAGCGGGCGCccgagagagggagagagagagggagggagagggaaagtgagagagggaaagagagcgCGAACGAGGGCGCAGAGCGAGCTCCTGCTGCAACTCTGCTCCAGCACGGCCAGCGCCAGCGCCCGCCGTCGGTGCACTCTACGACCCGTGCAACGTGCCCACTGGAGTTGTTGTGTATCAAGGATCGATCccctatatgcacacacacacctccacctccaccaatgcactcttcttcctcctccttctccagacaactgctgggaaaaaaataaaacaaccccaaCCGTCAGCAACAAG AGGCAACCAAGAGCTCCGGCAATAGCAACTTCAGAGAAATGCACCATCGCAAGAAGTTTTCCTAGGACAGAACAAAACTTGAAACGAGAGGACCAGAGGGGGAGAGCAGGAGCCAGCCTCCCCTCTCCGCACTCGCGAGCAGCCAGCAGCACCACGCCTTCAAGGACGAAAAAGTTTTACTACTCTAAGGGAAAACGAGTGAAATGTGTTcctgaggaggagaggagagagcggACAAGAGGAGTGGGCCGGTTGCTGGTCATCCGTAATTTGGCTAAGGAAGAAAGGAGCAGCTTCTTTCTTTGTTATCTCCCGTGA